A segment of the Planctomycetota bacterium genome:
GAAGCCTTCCAGGAAGGCGCGGGCGTAGATGCCGGGGGAGGCGTGGCCCTGGAAGTAGACCTGGTCCCCGGGGGCTCCGTCCTCGCGGCCGCGGAAGAAGTGGTTGAATCCCACCTCGTAGAGCGTGCAGGCGGAGGCGTACGTGGCCAGGTGTCCGCCGAGGGAAGGGTCGCGCCTGTTGGCGCGCAGCACCATGACGGCGGCGTTCCAGCGGATGATGGCGCGCAGGCGCTTTTCGATCCGTTCGTCGCCGGGGAAGGGGGGCTCTTCGGACCGGGGGATGGTGTTGACGTAGGGGGTCTGAACGACTTCCGGCAGATCGATTCCGGCGCGGGAGGACTGCTCGTGGAGGACACGCAGCAGAGAGCGCACCCGGTCGGGGCCGTGGTAGACGCGGAGCTGTTCGAGCGCCTCGACCCACTCGGAGGTTTCCTGCGGGTCGGGGTCGGCGGGCGAGGGAGAGGTTTCGAGGGATGCGGGGTAGGGGCGTTCGACGTCCATGGGTTCCTCCTCCCCGGGGGGCGGGGCGTCAGGCCGGCTCGGCCCGGGATTCTTCTTCGGGCGGCGCGGGCGCCGCTTCCGTCTCGGCGGCTCCCTCGAGGAAGCCTTCCAGGCGGCGCGCGCGGATGGGGTGCTGGAGCTTCCGGAGCGCCTTGGCCTCGATCTGGCGGACGCGCTCGCGGGTGAGCCGGAAGATGCGGCCGATGTCCTTGAGGGTATAGGGGATTCCGGTGCCGATTCCGAAGCGCATCTTGATGATCTCGCGCTCGCGGTAGGAGAGGGTTTCGAGGATGGATTCGAGGCGTTCCTCCATCATGCGCCGGGAGGCCGCGGACTCCGGGCGTTCCTCGCGGTCGTCGCGGATGAAGTCGCCCATGGACATGTCTTCCTTCTCTCCGAGGCGCTTGTCGAGGGAGGCGGGGCTGCGGGCGACGCGCAGGACCTGATCGACCTCGGCCTCGGAGAAGCCGGAGGCCTCGGAAATTTCGCGGACGCCGGGTTCGCGGCCCAGGCGGTGGGCGAGCTGGCCGGCGGCGCGGCGGATCTTGGAGACGGCATCGACCATGTGGACGGGCAGGCGGATGGTCCGGGCCTGGTCGGCCAGGGCGCGCTGAATGGCCTGCCGCACCCACCAGGTGGCGTACGTGGAGAACTTGAATCCCCGGCGGTACTCGTATTTCTCGACGGCCCGCATAAGGCCGAGGTTTCCTTCCTGGATGAGGTCGAGGAAGGAGAGGCCGCGGTTGCGGTACTTCTTGGCGATGGCGACGACGAGGCGCAGGTTCGCCGCGCAGAGCTGCCGCTTGGCGGCCTCGAAGTCCTCGAAGCGGGCGCGCATTTCGCGGACGCGGGCGGCCAGGGCGTCCGGGGGCTCGAGGGTTTCCCGCTCGATCCGATCCAGCTCGGCCTGGAGGCGCTCGTGGCGCTCCCGGTCTCCCCGGGGGGTGGAGATCTCGGCGAGGATCTCGCCGGCGCGGCGGGCGTATTCCTCGAGGCGATCCATGGCCGGCTGGAACTTGTGGGGCTGAATGCCCACGTTCTGAAGGAGAAGGACCCAGCGGCGGCGGAAGGCGCGGAACTCGCGGCTCCAGCGGGCGCGCTGGGCGGGGCTGCCGCGTCCTTCGCGGAGGCGTTCGTAGCAGGCGCGGGCGGCCTCCACGGCCTTGCGGGCGCGGCCGGCGATCTGGGGGAAGCGCTCGAGGGCCTCGGCCTTGGGGATCTCCAGAAGCGCGTCCGATTCGATCGTGCGGCCGAAGATGAGCTCCCCGCGGCGGATTTCCTCCAGGATGCGGACCGCCTCCTGGACGGCGACGGGAGATTCGAGAATCTTGGTGAGATACCGTTTGCGCATGATGTCGATGCGGCTGGTGAGGCGCAGCTCCTCTTGGCGGGAGAGGAGCGGGATTTCGCCCATCTGGGTGAGGTACATGCGCACCGGGTCCTCGATCCGTTCCGGGGGCGCGGCGGGTTCCTCCTCGAGGTCCAGGGGTTCCTCGAGGAGAGCGGTTTCGTCGGGGAAGCTTTCTTCCTCCAGAGGGGCGGCCTCGGCGGGGGGGAGGTCCGACGGAGGAGCCGCGGGCGGAGCGGGAGCGTTGTCCCGCTTGCCGGGGCTCAGGAGAAGCTCCGGGGGGAGCGGCTCTTCGGCCGGTCGGGGCGCGGCTTTTTCGGGCTTGGGCATGAACGTCGGACCTGCACTTCAGGGCGGCGCGGTCCCCCGGCGACGGCCGCGCGCGGACAACACGGAAGGCGCGGCCGGGGATCCGGGATCCGTTTCGCCGGGGGATGAATCGCGGCGTCCTCTTCCTGTTAACGCGCCGGGGGGACGGACCATTCGCGGGCGCTCAAGGGGCGGACGGGGGCTCCTCGGTTCGGAAGCGCCGGGCGAAGGTGCTCTTGCGCGGGATCTTATGTTTCTCGACGAGTTCCTGGAGGACCTCCTCGTGGACGAACTTGTCCGTCGCGGTGGCGGGCCCCGGGCCGAGGGCGCCGGGGGCCAGGAATCCCGTGGCCGCGCCCTCGTCGGCCAGCGGGGTCGTCGGATCGAAATGGGCGGGGATGCGGGCCCGTGGGGTTCGCCCCGCCCGGGGACGCCCGGACCGCGCCGACATGGCTTCCTTTCACGCGGGCACCATGAATGATGCGCGGGCGGCGGCGCGCGTGACGCGGAATCAGGGGGTGCGCCCCTCGGGGGGGATGCCGTTGCGGAGGCTGTAGCGGATCCAGAAGAAAAGGTGGGGATCCAGGATGTTGAGCTGGCGTTGTTCCGGGTCCCACTCCACCGGCCGGTAGTCGCCCTCCTCAAAGAGCTCGTTCCACTGGGACAGGGCGGCCATGAGGTCCGGGCGCTCTCCGGGGGCCAGGGTGCCCGCGCGCTCCCGGACCTCTTCGTACGTGAAACGAAGCTGGGGCGGATCCAGGGCGATCGTGCGGACGAGGAGCTCGTAGACGTCGCCGCGCCCTTCGTTGACGAAGCCGAAGACCTTTCGTTCGGGGCCGCGCCGCAGCGGTCCCTGGCGCAGCTTGAGGACGGCGGTCTGGCTGACGTAGGAGCGGGCCGCGCGGTCCAGGATCGATCGCCGCCGAAGGTCCCGTTCGACGACGGAGCGGACGGGCCCCTGGCCCACGATGCCGAGGTCGCGGCAGGTTTCCAGGCACAGGGTGTGCATGATCTGGGGCGAGGTGAGGGCTTCGCGGGCCAGCCAGTCCAGGACGGCGGGCTCGACGCGGGCTCCCACCTTGGGGAAACCGACCTCGCCGATCTTCTTGAGGTCCTCGACGGTCCAGAATCCCAGGTCGATGGAGTAGACGCGGCCGGCCAGGTCGGGGTTGCAGCGCACCGGGTCGTCGTGACGGTGGGGGAGGCTGAGGACGACGATGGTGACGCCTTCGTAGGCGACGCTTTTGATCTGGCGGGAGATGTCCTTCTGAACTTCGCGCTCGACGTAGTGGAAGTCGTCCAGGACCAGGACGCGGCGGTTCTTCTTCAGGAGCTGGACGGCGTTGTCCATGGGATTGGCGCGGACGCCCCCGGTGATGCGTCCTCCGGCCTGTTCGTAGGCCTGAATCCAGAGATCCTGCGCGTCGGCGATGCGGCTGCCGGGGATGACGATCTGGGCGGAGCCGAAGCGCCGTTCGCAGAGGGTGGTCTTGCCGGTCTTGGAGGCGCCGATGATGGAGATGATTTTCCCGCGCTGAGCGAGGGCCTCCTCGAGCTGCCGTTCGAAGCGGCCGCCCTGGGGGGAGACGTACGTTTCGCTGGGGTAGCCATCGGGGATGAACACGTCGGTCGGGCGCATCGGGTTGCGGCCTCCACCCGGGAACGGTCCGGCATCCGCGTCCCCCGTGGCGTCCGCGCTCCTCGGCGCGGTCTTTGGCCCCGACCGATGAAACTCCTCCCATCGGGGATCATAGCGACGGCGGGCCGCAAGTCAACGCCGGATGGAGCGCCCCGTTTCAGGCGTTGACCTGGGGGTCGTCGGCGAAATTCCAGAGACGGGTGGTGAGGTACTTCTCGCCCCGGTCGGGAAGCAGGACGACGACCGTTCCGCGGTCGAGGCGGCGGGCCTGCTCGAGGGCTCCCCAGAGGGCGCTGCCGGAGCTGATTCCGGCGAAGATGCCCTCCTTGAGGGCGAGCTCGCGCGCCAGGCGGAAGGCGGGCTCGTCCTCGCAGACCATTCGTTCGTCCACGACGCTCGGGTCCCAGATCTCGGGGACGCGCTGGACGGAGATGTTGCGGATCCCCTGCTGTTCGTTCTTGGGGGTGGGTTCGACGGAGACGATGCGGATCCGGGGATTCTTCTCGCGAAGGAACCGTCCCGCGCCCACGATCGTGCCGGTGGTGCCGAGCGTCGCCACGAAAACGTCCACGCGGCCGCCGGTCTGCTCCCAGATCTCCGGGCCGGTCGTGCGGTAGTGGACCTCCACGTTGTACTTCATGCGGTACTGGTGGATCCGGAAGTAGCGGGCGGGATCGGAAGCGGCGATTTCGTCGGCCCTGTCCCAGGCCTCGTCGCTGCCGCCGTCCACCAGAACGAGATCGGCGCCGAACGCGCGGATCATCTGGCGGCGCTCGCGGGAGACCTTCCGGGACATGGTGATCAGGCACCGGTAGCCTTTCACGGCCGCGGCCATGGCCAGGCCGATGCCGGTGTTTCCGCTGGAGGACTCGACGAGGGTCATTCCGGGCCGCAGCAGGCCGTCCCGCTCCGCCCCTTCGATCATGGCGACCGCGATGCGCTCCTTGACGGAACCGGCGGGGTTGAAGCCCTCGTGCTTGGCCAGGAGCTCCACGCCCGGTTTGCGGAAGAGGCGCGAAAGCCGGATGAGGGGGGTGCGGCCCACGGTCTCGAGGATGCTGTCCCGGATGTCCGCCATCGGGGGGATTACACCACAAAGAGGCTCGGGACACAACGTCCGGCCGGCGGGGGGAAGGGGGCGGGGTGGCGCGGCGGGGCGGGGCATGCTAGAATCCCCGTCCCATGGCCGCGCCGCTCAAGCCCGGGGACATTTACAACGTCATCATCGGCACCGCGGGGCACATCGATCACGGCAAATCCACTCTCGTCCAGCGTCTCACGGGGATCGATCCTGACCGTCTGCCCGAGGAGAAGGAGCGCGAGATGACGATCGACCTCGGGTTCGCGCCCTTCCAGCTCAAGAGCGGGCAGCGGGTGGGCATCATCGACGTCCCGGGCCACGAGCGGTTCATCAAGAACATGGTCGCCGGCGCGACCTCGATCGACATCGTTCTGCTGGTCGTGGCGGCGGACGAAGGGCCCAACATCCAGACCCGGGAGCACGTGACGATCATGTCCCTTCTGGGCCTCAAGCGCGGAATCGTCGTCCTGACCAAGGCGGACAAGGCGGATCCGGAGTTCCGGGCCCTCGTCCGGGAGGACGTGGCGGCGCTCGTGCGGGGGACGTTTCTCGAAAAAGCGCCGGTTGTCGAAGTGAGCGCGCTGACGGGGGAGGGGATCGACCGCCTGGTGGAGGAGATCAACCGGGCCGTGTCCGAGACGCCGCCGCACGACGTCTCGGGCGTCTTTCGGATGCCGATCCAGCGGGTTTTCTCGGCCAAGGGGTTCGGCACCGTGATCACGGGGGTGCCCGTGAGCGGGCGCGCGCGGATCGGGGACACGCTCGAGGTGCTTCCGGCGGGCCGGACGGGCCGGGTGCGGAGCCTCCAGGCGTACAAGGCGGAGGTGTCCGAGATCCGGGCCGGGCATTCGAGCGCGATCAACATCTCCGACATCGCCCATGAAGAGGTCCGCCGCGGGATGGTGGCGGCGACGCCCGGGTATTTCAAGGCCTCGCGGTACGTCGAGGCCCGCTTCCGGTACGTGCCGGACAAGCCGCGGGTGCTCAAGAACCTGGCGCCCGTCAAACTCCACGCCGGAACGGCGGAGTGCGACGGCCATATCGTGCTTCTGGACCGGAAGGAGCTGGCCCCGGGCGAGGAGGGGTACGTCCAGTTCCGGCTCGACGAGCCCATCGTGGTCGCTCCCGGGGACCCGTACATCGCGCGGCTCCAGACGCCCATGTACACGATCGGCGGAGGGCGCATTCTGGACGCCTCCGACCAGAAGCTCAAACGGCTGAAGGATGAGATCACGCTCAAGCTCGTGGAGAAGGAGCAGACGCTGACGAGCGAGCAATCCTCGATCGAGTTCGCGCTCAAGGACGCGGGCCGGCGCACGCTCACCCTCCAGGAGCTTTCCGTGGCGGCGAAGATGCCGCTGTCCGCCTGCGAGGAGGCGCTCCGGGCGCTGGCCCCCAGGCTCGTGCGGTTCGAGCCCAACCGCTTCATGCACCAGGCGGCGTTCGAGGCGACGCTCGACCACCTGGCGGTGCTCGTGGAACAGTTTCACGCCCGGAATCCGCTGCGCGCCGGGATGGACGTGCCCGTTCTGCGGAACGAATCGCGCCTGGAGCCGGCGCTTTTCGAGCGCGCCCTGGGGGCGCTCGTCGAGCGCGGGACCCTGGTCCTGGAGGGCGAGAAAGTGCGCCGCGCGACGTTCTCCGTGAAGCTCTCCCGCGAGGACGCGGAATGCGCCGCCGAGGTCGAGCGGCTCGTCCGCGAGACGCGCTTCAACACGCCCCGGCCGGACGAGATCTACGCGCGGTTCCCGCGCTACACGCGCGACCGCGTCGACCGCGTGCTCGCGCTCCTCGTGGACAACGGATCGATCGTGCGCCTCAAGGACGACGTGCTCTTTCACCGGGAGGCGGTGCGGGAAGCCGCCGAGATCATCGCCCGGGCCATCGAGGAGCGCGGCCCGATCGAGGCGGCGCAGTTCCGGGACCTCGTGGGGACCACGCGCAAGTACGTGATCCCGCTCCTCGAGCATCTCGACGAAATCGGGGTGACGCAGCGGGTCGAGAACCGGCGTATACTCAGGAAGAAATGAGCTCGTCCCTGGGCGATCCGGACGTCGAACTGATGCTCCGGTTCCAGAAGGGCGACGCGCGCGCGTTCGAGGAGCTGGTCCGCCGGCACACCCGCGGCGTCCTGAATCTCGTCTATCGCTATCTCGGGGACGCCTCCCGCGCGGAAGACGTGGCCCAGGACATCTTCGTCAAGGTCTACCGCGCCCGCATGAAGTACGAGCCCAAGGCCAAGTTTTCCACGTGGCTGTACCGGATCGCCGTCAACCATTGCCTGAACGAGATCCGCGCGCGGCGGGTCCAGCCCACCGTGGCCGCGCCGGCGGACGACCTTCTCGAAGAGCCCGCGGGGGAGAATCCCGACGCGCGCCTCAACCGTCTGGAACTCCAGCAGGCGGTCAAGGCGGCGCTCGACGCGCTGCCGGAAAACCAGCGGATGGCCGTTCTTCTGGCGCGCTACGAGGAGATGAGCTACGGCGAAATCGCCGAAGCCATGGGGCTGTCGCTCGAGGCGGTCAAATCGCTTCTTTTCCGCGCCCGGGAGAACCTCAAGCAGGCCCTCGCCCGCTACGCGCGGGACGGAGAGCTCCGGGAGGGTTAGGCGTTGACCGGACCGCCGGGGCGACATACGATACGGGCCCCGATGAACGTCATCGCGCTCGTGGCGGCCTGGGCGGCGGCCTGCACGGGGCCGGCGACCCCGCAGGCGGGGCGGTACGATCCCGCAGACGCCCGCTCCGTCGTCGAGCATGTGTGCGCCGCGACCCGCGCCCGCAAGAGCTATCAGACCCGTTTCACCGCGGTCCTCACCCCGCCCGAGGGGGATGCCATCGAATATCAGGGCACGTGCGTCTGGGTCCGCCCCGGCGTTCTTTACATCCACTACACGGCCCGCGGCGGCGACGAGAAGCGGATCGTCCGCGCGGGGGAAAAGGCGTGGGTTTATCACACGCTGCTGGGGGAATGGGTGCCGGCCGAGGATGCGGGTCTCTCGGGCGCGGGCCGCGGCCTTCAGAACCCGGACGAGGTCCTCGCGGTCCTGGCGCGGCACGCCGGCGCCGCCCGGTCGCGGGGATCCGGGGTGGCCGCGCTCGAGTTCTCGGGGGACGACATCGAGAAGATCATGCGCGAGCAGGCCCAGGCGGGCTCCTTCGTCTGGAAGGAATCGCGGGCCGAGATCGTCGTGCACGCGGACGACCGGGCGCTTCTGCGGAAGTTCGAATGCCGCGCGGACCTTAAACCCGCCGATCCCAACCTCAAGGGCCGGGTCCGCTATTCCGGCGTGTTCGACGTCGTCTCCTACGACGCCGCGGAGTCTCTGACGTTCCGGGACGAAAAGGGGCAGGAGATTCCGCTTTCCGGAGAAATCCGGGAGGCGGTGGAAAAGGCCAGGAAGGAGAACCGCTGATGGGCGCCAAAATCCTCTCGTTCAGCCGCGAAGCGCGCGCCGCGATCCTCTCGGGCATCAAGCAGCTCGCGGGGGCCGTCAAGGTCACGCTGGGCCCGGGCGGCCATCATGTCGCCATCGGGCGCGGCAACGGCGCTCCTCTGGTGACGCGGGACGGCGTCACCGTGGCCAAGGAAATCGAGCTTCCCGACCGCCTGGAGAACGCCGCGGCTCAGCTCCTGCGGCAGGTGGCCCTTCGCACCGGCGAACGCGCGGGCGACGGAACCACCACCGCGACCGTCCTGGCGGAAGCGATCTTCGAAGAGTCGCTCCGTCACATCGAGGCCGGCGCGGACCCCATCCGCCTCCAGCGCGGAATCGAACGGGCCGTCGAAGCCGTCGTGAAGGATCTGGCCGCCTCCGCGCGGCCGGTTTCCGGAAAGGAAGACGTCGAGCGGGTGGCCACCGTCGCCGCCGGGAACGACCCGGAGATCGGCGCCCTCATCGCGCGAGCGGTCGACCAGGTGGGCAAGGACGGCGCGATCACGGTGGAGGAGGCCAAGGGCATCG
Coding sequences within it:
- a CDS encoding pyruvate dehydrogenase (acetyl-transferring), homodimeric type gives rise to the protein MDVERPYPASLETSPSPADPDPQETSEWVEALEQLRVYHGPDRVRSLLRVLHEQSSRAGIDLPEVVQTPYVNTIPRSEEPPFPGDERIEKRLRAIIRWNAAVMVLRANRRDPSLGGHLATYASACTLYEVGFNHFFRGREDGAPGDQVYFQGHASPGIYARAFLEGF
- a CDS encoding sigma-70 family RNA polymerase sigma factor, which encodes MPKPEKAAPRPAEEPLPPELLLSPGKRDNAPAPPAAPPSDLPPAEAAPLEEESFPDETALLEEPLDLEEEPAAPPERIEDPVRMYLTQMGEIPLLSRQEELRLTSRIDIMRKRYLTKILESPVAVQEAVRILEEIRRGELIFGRTIESDALLEIPKAEALERFPQIAGRARKAVEAARACYERLREGRGSPAQRARWSREFRAFRRRWVLLLQNVGIQPHKFQPAMDRLEEYARRAGEILAEISTPRGDRERHERLQAELDRIERETLEPPDALAARVREMRARFEDFEAAKRQLCAANLRLVVAIAKKYRNRGLSFLDLIQEGNLGLMRAVEKYEYRRGFKFSTYATWWVRQAIQRALADQARTIRLPVHMVDAVSKIRRAAGQLAHRLGREPGVREISEASGFSEAEVDQVLRVARSPASLDKRLGEKEDMSMGDFIRDDREERPESAASRRMMEERLESILETLSYREREIIKMRFGIGTGIPYTLKDIGRIFRLTRERVRQIEAKALRKLQHPIRARRLEGFLEGAAETEAAPAPPEEESRAEPA
- a CDS encoding cysteine synthase family protein; translation: MADIRDSILETVGRTPLIRLSRLFRKPGVELLAKHEGFNPAGSVKERIAVAMIEGAERDGLLRPGMTLVESSSGNTGIGLAMAAAVKGYRCLITMSRKVSRERRQMIRAFGADLVLVDGGSDEAWDRADEIAASDPARYFRIHQYRMKYNVEVHYRTTGPEIWEQTGGRVDVFVATLGTTGTIVGAGRFLREKNPRIRIVSVEPTPKNEQQGIRNISVQRVPEIWDPSVVDERMVCEDEPAFRLARELALKEGIFAGISSGSALWGALEQARRLDRGTVVVLLPDRGEKYLTTRLWNFADDPQVNA
- the selB gene encoding selenocysteine-specific translation elongation factor, which encodes MAAPLKPGDIYNVIIGTAGHIDHGKSTLVQRLTGIDPDRLPEEKEREMTIDLGFAPFQLKSGQRVGIIDVPGHERFIKNMVAGATSIDIVLLVVAADEGPNIQTREHVTIMSLLGLKRGIVVLTKADKADPEFRALVREDVAALVRGTFLEKAPVVEVSALTGEGIDRLVEEINRAVSETPPHDVSGVFRMPIQRVFSAKGFGTVITGVPVSGRARIGDTLEVLPAGRTGRVRSLQAYKAEVSEIRAGHSSAINISDIAHEEVRRGMVAATPGYFKASRYVEARFRYVPDKPRVLKNLAPVKLHAGTAECDGHIVLLDRKELAPGEEGYVQFRLDEPIVVAPGDPYIARLQTPMYTIGGGRILDASDQKLKRLKDEITLKLVEKEQTLTSEQSSIEFALKDAGRRTLTLQELSVAAKMPLSACEEALRALAPRLVRFEPNRFMHQAAFEATLDHLAVLVEQFHARNPLRAGMDVPVLRNESRLEPALFERALGALVERGTLVLEGEKVRRATFSVKLSREDAECAAEVERLVRETRFNTPRPDEIYARFPRYTRDRVDRVLALLVDNGSIVRLKDDVLFHREAVREAAEIIARAIEERGPIEAAQFRDLVGTTRKYVIPLLEHLDEIGVTQRVENRRILRKK
- a CDS encoding sigma-70 family RNA polymerase sigma factor, which encodes MSSSLGDPDVELMLRFQKGDARAFEELVRRHTRGVLNLVYRYLGDASRAEDVAQDIFVKVYRARMKYEPKAKFSTWLYRIAVNHCLNEIRARRVQPTVAAPADDLLEEPAGENPDARLNRLELQQAVKAALDALPENQRMAVLLARYEEMSYGEIAEAMGLSLEAVKSLLFRARENLKQALARYARDGELREG